One window of the Arthrobacter sp. D5-1 genome contains the following:
- a CDS encoding ABC transporter ATP-binding protein, protein MITVRNVTKRYGGTTVLDDVTCEIPRGGITSIIGPNGAGKSTLLSLISRLQPMDGGGVSVAGLDVTATPSKELAKTMAILRQENHLTMRLTVRDLVAFGRFPHSGGRPTVEDLEHVDEAIRQLDLTSMADKFVNELSGGQRQRAYIAMVLAQDTEYLLLDEPLNNLDMKHSVEMMRLLRRLADELGKTIVLVVHDINFASCYSDTILAMKDGRLIHQGTPSEIMRAGMLHDVYDIDIRIEEIDGNRIGVYFA, encoded by the coding sequence ATGATTACCGTCCGGAACGTGACCAAGCGCTACGGCGGCACCACCGTGCTGGACGACGTCACCTGCGAGATCCCCCGCGGCGGCATCACGTCCATCATTGGACCCAACGGTGCGGGCAAGTCCACTCTGCTCTCCCTGATCAGCCGCCTCCAGCCCATGGACGGCGGGGGAGTGTCGGTGGCTGGCTTGGATGTCACAGCGACGCCCAGCAAGGAACTGGCCAAGACCATGGCCATCCTGCGGCAGGAAAACCACCTGACCATGCGGCTCACGGTCCGCGACCTCGTGGCTTTCGGCCGCTTCCCGCACAGCGGCGGCCGGCCCACGGTGGAGGATCTTGAGCACGTGGACGAGGCCATCCGGCAGTTGGATCTGACGTCCATGGCTGACAAGTTCGTGAATGAGCTGTCCGGCGGGCAGCGCCAGCGCGCGTACATCGCAATGGTCTTGGCGCAGGACACCGAATACTTGCTGCTCGATGAACCGCTCAACAATCTGGACATGAAGCACTCCGTGGAAATGATGCGGCTGCTGCGCCGGCTGGCCGACGAGCTCGGAAAGACGATCGTCCTGGTGGTCCATGACATCAACTTCGCGTCCTGCTACTCGGACACCATCCTGGCCATGAAGGACGGCCGGCTCATCCATCAGGGCACGCCCTCGGAGATCATGCGCGCCGGGATGCTGCACGACGTTTACGACATCGACATCCGCATTGAGGAAATCGACGGGAACCGAATCGGCGTGTACTTCGCCTGA